The DNA segment TCTTCGGCGATGAGGCCGTCGCCAGTGTCGACCCGGTGCAGGCTAAGCAGTTAATCGACACCATTCAACAGCGCCACCACAGCACCGTACAAGTACTGCACCAGCGGCCCCTAGCACTCGCCTGCAGTAATCGCATTATTGGCCTGAAAGACGGTCGCATCTGTATTGATGCCCCCACAGATCAGCTCACCATCGACGATCTTACCGAGCTCTACCTCTGATGAGCGACTTAGCAAGCTCAATAGCACAGCCCAAAAAACGAAACTCCACCGGTAAGAAGTTCCGCAATATCAGCCTTGTCATCGCCCTACTCGGCCTATACGCCATTGTGACGGGAGATTTCACCCTCTACCATACCGAACCAGACCTCGTCTTACAGCGCATGTTGAGTGGCGTACTGCATCTCGACTTTGGCCGCGGCCAAGAGCTCTTCGAAGCTGTTACCTACACCATCGCCTTCGCTGTGCTCGGAGTAGGGGCCGCAATTATCCCAGGCTTCATACTTAGCCTCTGTTACCAGTTTGCCGCAATACGTGTCATCTGCGGCTTTGGTCGCGCCGTCCACGAACTCTTCTGGGGGCTATTGTTTCTACAGGTATTTGGCTTGAGCACGCTGACCGGCATACTGGCGATCGCCGTCCCCTTCAGCTGTATCTTCGCCAAGGTCTACAGCGAACAAATGGCCGCCCATAGCAAACACTGTTACCAGCCTGCCGGCGATAGGGTCTCAGTACTCGTTTACAGCCGCCTCGCCGCCAGCTGGCAAGCACTGCGTCACTATAGCCGCTATCGCTTCGAATGTGGTCTGCGCAGCGCCACACTGCTCGGCTTCATCGGCCTACCTACGATCGGCTACGCCCTCGACACCGCACTCAAGCAACAACAATACGATCAGGCGATGGCGTTGTTATTCACCTTCTACCTGCTCTCCGCCAGCATTCGTTACTGGTTACGGCCGATGACGCTGCCGATATTACTCTTTGGCTCATTACTGCTATTGCCATCCACCAGTACATTGCAGAGCTCAGGGCTATGGTCTTTCATCAGCCACGACTTGCTGCCCTACCCACTGCAGCAAGGCATCAGCCTCGAGAGTTTATCCGGGACCTTAAGCTGGTGCTGGACGCTGCTTGAGAGCGTCGGTTTCAAAGCTATCGTCAACACCCTCCTGCTCACCTGCGCTGCGACCCTCGCCAGCGGGGTACTGTGTTTGCTGTTATTCCCACTGGCAGCGAGCCGCTCGAAACTCGCTCTCATCGGCAAACCACTACTGGTCATGCTGCGGGCAACACCGGAACTGTTACTCGTCTTCATTGTGCTACTGATCACCGGTCCCTCGATGCTGCCGGCTCTAATCGCCCTAGCACTGCACAACGGCGCGCTGCTGGCCTTTCTGCTGGCCAAGCAGCTCGACAACACTCCGGCACCACCTCTTGCTATCAGCGGCTGCAACAGCTGGGGCTACTTTTGGTTGCCAAAGCTCTACGGCGCCTTCCTCAGCCTATTGCTCTATCGAAGTGAAAACATTTTGCGTGAATCCGCAATCGTCGGCATGGTCGGTATCGCCACCCTCGGTTTTTACATCGATAGCGGCTTTGAGGACCTACAGGTTGATGTCGCCTTCTTCTTCATCATCATCACCGCCGGCCTCACCCTAATGGTCGATTATTGCTCACGCGGCATTCAACGCTACACAGGTATCCGCTCTTGAGCGGCTCAGCAGGGTTTATTCAGCATAAGAACACTGCTAATTTAGCCAATAAATAATAAATAGAAGACAACAGCATGATCAACGAACACTCCGTCTACTCCGACCAAGTCACTATCAATGCTCCCGTTAGCTTGGTCTGGCAGATCCTTATCGATTTCGACAACTACCAGCGCTGGAACCCCTTCTGCCCCCAGCTAATCAACAAGTCGCTGGCCATCGGCGAAGCCGTCGATATGCAAGTAGAGCTTGGCCACGGCTTACAGCAGCAAGTTGAGTATATCGAGAACATCGAGAAGGAGAGAGAGATTTCCTGGAGCATGACACAACAGGACAAGAGTGTCTTATATGCCCGCCGTACTCAAAGCCTCAGCGCCATCACTAGCAATAGCTGTGACTATCTGTCGGTCGACTACTTTGAGGGAGCGCTACGCGACAGCATACTCAGGCAACATGGCCAGGCGATAGAGGATGGTTTCAACGCCTGCGCCTACGGACTAAAGGATTATGCGGAGGCCGCCTACCGGCACAGCCTCCATGCCGAGCTAGAAGGTCAGGCCGAGTAAAGCAGGCGCTGCATTAGCGGCTGCGCCTCGAACTCTTTCAACAAATTCGGCCACGGCAAACACCTGCCGTGATTGACCGCGAGGCTGAGTGAAGAGATCACCGAGTGCTGCCAGGCCTCTAACTCTTGCGCGGTCCAAGCCGTCGAGGGGGTGGCCCTCTGATAGAGGGTAATCAACAGGCTCATCATCTGCGACTCGATCTCCACGATGCGTGCACGCCCCTCGGCCAGCCCCTCACACACCTTCGCGGCAAGACTGCCAACCCAGCCATCGACATCGAAAGAAAAGCCGTAGAGCTTGGCGTTGCGGCCAATCTGAAAGTCAAAGTTATGCTTAGGCGGCAGGCAGAATAGAGTGCAGGCAGGTAGATGATCGTAGTCCCACTGACCGCGTTGCTTATAGTTTTCCACCAGCATGAAACTAAAACAGTTAGCTGGGCTGGTAATACGCTTCTTCTCAACAAGGCCACAACTGGTATGAGCCAATAGCGTCGTACCAAGGCGACGGTGAACAATAGACTTCGGTTGCGACTCGCTATTATCTAGACGTTTGATACTCCAGCCACCGAAGAAATCTTCAGATGTCTGCTCTGGTACTACTATATCTGCTGTATCTATCAACACGTTAACCTCGATAATACGCGACTAACATACACTATTAGTCACTTTTAGAAGGAATTTAGCAGGCCGCATAAACTTCGACAACGCCCCTCTCAATTCGTCGCGAATTATTAACCAAAGGTAATATTAGTTCTCTGACACAGATTACTTTACTGGTCATTTACAGCCCATTTTCCCTGCTAATTCTCGCCAATTAGTGAGCCTGTTCCCAGTTTTCACCACAGCCGACGTCGACAATCAACGGCACCGACAGCGACACTGCACGCTGCATCACCGACTTGAGCTCGGCGCTCACCTGTTCAACTAACTCCGCCTTCACCTCCAACACCAGCTCATCGTGCACCTGCATAATAATTTGCGCATCAACCGCCTCATCACGCAGCCAACGATCCACATCCAGCATCGCCTGTTTAATAATATCCGCCGCCGTACCCTGCATCGGCGCGTTGATCGCAGTACGCTCAGCGGCCTGCTTACGCATGCCGCGAGCATTGATTTCAGGCAGATAGAGTCGACGCCCGCGCAGTGTTTCAACATAACCCTGCGCCTGCGCCTGGGCTTTAATGTCCGTCATGTACTGCTGCACACCGGGGTAACGCTCAAAGTAGCGCTCAATATAATCACCCGCTTGGCCGCGCGGAATATTCAGCTGTTTCGCCAAGCCGAAGGCACTCATGCCGTAGATCAGACCAAAATTGATTGCCTTAGCGCTGCGACGCTGATCATCACTCACCTCGTCGACATCAATAGCAAACACCTCGGATGCCGTCGCCCGGTGTACATCCAACCCCTTAGCGAAGGCACGCTGTAAGCCCTCATCACCGGATAGGTGCGCCATGATACGCAGCTCCACCTGCGAGTAATCCGCCGCGACTAACTGATAGCCGTCGCGAGCAACGAAAGCGTGGCGTATACGTCGCCCCTCACCGGAACGAATCGGTATATTCTGCAGATTTGGGTCGCTAGAGGAAAGCCGCCCCGTCGCCGTCACCGCCTGATGATAAGAGGTGTGAATACGCCCACTCGCCGCGCACACCATCTCCGGCAACTTATCCGTATAAGTCGACTTCAGCTTCGATAAGCCGCGATATTCAATGATCACCTTGGGTAGTGGGTAGTCGAGGGCCAGCTCGACGAGCACCTCCTCCGCCGTCGACGGCTTACCCTTCGGTGTCTTCTTGATCACCGGTAACTCGAGCTTCTCAAACAGTATCTCACCCAGCTGCTTCGGCGAGCCAAGGTTAAACTCTTGACCGGCGAGCTCATAAGCCTTCTGTTTCAGCTCTGCCATGCGTTCACCCAGCTGCTGGCTCTGGCGCAACAACATGTCGCTATCGATCAGCGTACCATTGGCCTCGATATCCCCCAGTAGCGCTAGCAACGGCATCTCTAGTTCACTGAACAGCGATAGCAGTTTCGGCTGCTGCTGAAGTTGTGGGTATAAAACATGATGCAAGCGCAAGGTAATGTCGGCATCCTCCGCCGCGTAGGGGCCCGCCATCTCAAGCGAGACCTGGTTGAAGCTGAGTTGCTTCACGCCCTTGCCAGCAATGTCCTCGTAGTGCGTCGTCTCCACCCCCAAGTATTTGCTGGCCAAAGCGTCCATGTTGTGTCGACTGCCCACCGAGTTCAACACGTAAGATTCCAGCATGGTATCGAAGGCGATACCGCGCAGCTCGATGCCATGGTTGCGCAGCACGTGTCGGTCATACTTCAGATTCTGCCCCACCTTGTGACAGTTTTCATCCTCGAGTAACGGCTGCAATTTGCCGAGCACCAGCTCTTCGCTTAGCTGCTCCGGCGCGCCAACATAGTCGTGGCCAAAGGGCACATAGGCGGCACAACCTTCCTCAACCGCGAAGGAGACACCGACAATGCGCGCCTCCATATAGTTGAGGCTGGTGGTCTCAGTATCGAAGGCAAACAGTGACGACGCCTTGAGCTTCGCCAGCCAGACATCGAACTCGGCTGCGCAGAGAATAGTCTGGTAGTCCGTCGTCGACGGGCCAGTCGGAAGGGCTATCGTCGATTCCTCACTAACGGCAGTAGTACTAGCGCTCGATTTGGCTTTTTTTGCTGCGGGCTGCTGCACCGCCGCCGGGTCATCCAGCTCCTTTACCCAGCTGCGAAACTCCAACTCCTCGAAGGCCGCGCGCAAAGCGACCTGGTCCGGCGACACCATCGCTAAGCTATCCGGCGTACAATCGAGCTCGACATCGCACTTAATCGTCGCCAGTTTGTAGGACATTTCGGCGTTATCACGCTCTTTCTCCAGCTTTGCCTTCATCGTCTTAGCGCCGCGGAAAGAGAGCTCCTTAATCGCATCGAGATTGGCGTAGATCTGCTCGAGACTACCGATACCCTGCAACAGCGCAGTCGCCGTCTTCTCGCCGACGCCAGCGACACCGGGAATGTTATCCACCTTGTCGCCCATCAACGCCAGAAAGTCGATGATCAGCTCGGGGCCGACACCAAACTTACTCACGACACCGGCGGGATCCATCACCGTATCGGTCATGGTA comes from the Sinobacterium caligoides genome and includes:
- the polA gene encoding DNA polymerase I, translating into MENTSQAPLVLVDGSSYLYRAYHALPPLTNSKGQATGAIKGVINMLRRLLRDHPGSQCVVVFDAKGKTFRDEMYPQYKAQRPPMPDDLRSQIEPIHSIIKAMGFPIIMESGVEADDVIGTLAAQATALQMPVIVSTGDKDMAQLVNAHVTLVNTMTDTVMDPAGVVSKFGVGPELIIDFLALMGDKVDNIPGVAGVGEKTATALLQGIGSLEQIYANLDAIKELSFRGAKTMKAKLEKERDNAEMSYKLATIKCDVELDCTPDSLAMVSPDQVALRAAFEELEFRSWVKELDDPAAVQQPAAKKAKSSASTTAVSEESTIALPTGPSTTDYQTILCAAEFDVWLAKLKASSLFAFDTETTSLNYMEARIVGVSFAVEEGCAAYVPFGHDYVGAPEQLSEELVLGKLQPLLEDENCHKVGQNLKYDRHVLRNHGIELRGIAFDTMLESYVLNSVGSRHNMDALASKYLGVETTHYEDIAGKGVKQLSFNQVSLEMAGPYAAEDADITLRLHHVLYPQLQQQPKLLSLFSELEMPLLALLGDIEANGTLIDSDMLLRQSQQLGERMAELKQKAYELAGQEFNLGSPKQLGEILFEKLELPVIKKTPKGKPSTAEEVLVELALDYPLPKVIIEYRGLSKLKSTYTDKLPEMVCAASGRIHTSYHQAVTATGRLSSSDPNLQNIPIRSGEGRRIRHAFVARDGYQLVAADYSQVELRIMAHLSGDEGLQRAFAKGLDVHRATASEVFAIDVDEVSDDQRRSAKAINFGLIYGMSAFGLAKQLNIPRGQAGDYIERYFERYPGVQQYMTDIKAQAQAQGYVETLRGRRLYLPEINARGMRKQAAERTAINAPMQGTAADIIKQAMLDVDRWLRDEAVDAQIIMQVHDELVLEVKAELVEQVSAELKSVMQRAVSLSVPLIVDVGCGENWEQAH
- a CDS encoding PhnE/PtxC family ABC transporter permease, with product MSDLASSIAQPKKRNSTGKKFRNISLVIALLGLYAIVTGDFTLYHTEPDLVLQRMLSGVLHLDFGRGQELFEAVTYTIAFAVLGVGAAIIPGFILSLCYQFAAIRVICGFGRAVHELFWGLLFLQVFGLSTLTGILAIAVPFSCIFAKVYSEQMAAHSKHCYQPAGDRVSVLVYSRLAASWQALRHYSRYRFECGLRSATLLGFIGLPTIGYALDTALKQQQYDQAMALLFTFYLLSASIRYWLRPMTLPILLFGSLLLLPSTSTLQSSGLWSFISHDLLPYPLQQGISLESLSGTLSWCWTLLESVGFKAIVNTLLLTCAATLASGVLCLLLFPLAASRSKLALIGKPLLVMLRATPELLLVFIVLLITGPSMLPALIALALHNGALLAFLLAKQLDNTPAPPLAISGCNSWGYFWLPKLYGAFLSLLLYRSENILRESAIVGMVGIATLGFYIDSGFEDLQVDVAFFFIIITAGLTLMVDYCSRGIQRYTGIRS
- a CDS encoding SRPBCC domain-containing protein, which produces MINEHSVYSDQVTINAPVSLVWQILIDFDNYQRWNPFCPQLINKSLAIGEAVDMQVELGHGLQQQVEYIENIEKEREISWSMTQQDKSVLYARRTQSLSAITSNSCDYLSVDYFEGALRDSILRQHGQAIEDGFNACAYGLKDYAEAAYRHSLHAELEGQAE